In the Paroedura picta isolate Pp20150507F chromosome 15, Ppicta_v3.0, whole genome shotgun sequence genome, one interval contains:
- the UTS2 gene encoding urotensin-2, which translates to MEKLGWSCFFLVSLSGPLWALPVARSRETAYWISAANEDAGLNLKALNGRNQGALRQTLPRLLGAQVDSQPSKSGLSSNSFTPRESNKEVLLENLPRNALLNRLLGKDRKRGSLSECFWKYCV; encoded by the exons ATGGAGAAGCTGGGATGGAGCTGCTTCTTTCTGGTCAGCCTGTCTGGACCTCTCTGGGCTCTCCCTGTGGCCCGATCCCGGGAGACTGCCTACTGGATCTCAG CAGCCAATGAAGATGCAGGGTTAAATCTCAAGGCATTGAATGGGAGGAATCAGGGCGCCCTTCGACAGACTCTGCCACGGTTACTTGGAGCACAGGTGGACAGTCAGCCCAGCAAATCTG GTCTAAGTTCCAACAGCTTCACCCCAAGGGAAAGCAACAAAGAG GTTCTTCTCGAAAACCTCCCCAGGAATGCTTTGTTGAACCGCTTACTGGGCAAAGACAGGAAACGGGGCAGTCTCTCTGAATGCTTCTGGAAGTACTGCGTGTAA